A region of Drosophila mauritiana strain mau12 chromosome 3L, ASM438214v1, whole genome shotgun sequence DNA encodes the following proteins:
- the LOC117141788 gene encoding uncharacterized protein LOC117141788 isoform X4, with the protein MRRRKVLICWAALQAGSSILTCLLLLLTTGQNPQQVAAGIVPPPWSDPAQNPCASMSGGWQLLYWAPLKKCFKIFTLGYPCPATMELSPTAVSAKRKDAPAAECRCPPGTALSPLHENVCYKLYERGPCQPEEYFQPVPDQVRRTATGNRWGTCKRPLHCPEDMLFWPRDNKCYARHGKGPCSRGKLLVRNEEGLAECRCENDGELATFYYPAEESCYEHYTKGPCSTPGHIFLPGGRCDCQRHLPHYHAPHQMCYELDTPGPCPPGHIFRIPDEVEETTGSTLQLLPRAQCQCKEGYVPWSDGICYRLYTRGPCGPNEFLVNGTNCVRNFCGKNRLYFPAEDSCYRIGSQGPCALHQVVIFDFTARPSIDGISYNGMCGCSGVLTNLDQQCTGDGADKEQNICESTPGMVEINGQCHKLYSRGPCGAGQWLEPLKSQATNGTSILVHASRAKCVCRPGYTPSESDQRGMSNCSAPSVSLARWFLEIFG; encoded by the exons ATGAGGCGTCGCAAAGTGCTCATCTGCTGGGCTGCTCTGCAGGCGGGCAGCTCCATTCTCACCTGCCTGCTTCTCCTACTGACCACCGGCCAGAATCCGCAGCAGGTGGCGGCCGGAATAGTGCCGCCTCCGTGGAGTGATCCCGCACAGAATCCGTGCGCCAGCATGTCCGGTGGCTGGCAGCTGCTGTACTGGGCACCTCTGAAGAAGTGCTTCAAGATCTTCACCCTCGGCTATCCGTGTCCGGCAACCATGGAGCTCAGTCCCACCGCAGTGAGTGCCAAGCGAAAGGATGCACCTGCAGCCGAGTGCCGCTGCCCCCCGGGAACTGCACTCAGTCCGCTCCACGAGAATGTGTGCTACAAGCTATACGAACGGGGACCCTGCCAACCCGAGGAGTACTTCCAACCCGTGCCGGATCAGGTCAGGAG AACCGCCACCGGCAACCGTTGGGGTACGTGCAAGCGACCGCTGCATTGCCCGGAGGACATGCTCTTCTGGCCGAGGGACAACAAGTGCTATGCGAGGCATGGAAAGGGTCCATGCAGCCGGGGAAAACTTCTCGTTCGCAACGAGGAGGGACTGGCCGAGTGCCGCTGCGAGAATGATGGCGAGTTGGCCACGTTCTACTATCCGGCGGAGGAGTCTTGCTATGAACACTACACCAAAGGACCCTGCTCGACGCCGGGTCACATCTTCTTGCCCGGCGGGCGATGCGACTGCCAGCGGCACTTGCCGCACTATCATGCTCCGCATCAAATGTGCTATGAGCTGG ACACTCCTGGTCCCTGCCCACCTGGTCACATCTTCCGCATACCCGACGAGGTCGAGGAGACAACGGGCAGCACCCTGCAGCTTTTGCCACGTGCCCAGTGCCAGTGCAAGGAGGGCTATGTGCCCTGGAGCGATGGCATCTGCTATCGCCTGTACACAAGGGGTCCCTGTGGGCCCAATGAATTCCTGGTCAACGGAACCAACTGTGTGCGCAACTTCTGTGGCAAGAATCGCCTGTACTTCCCAGCGGAAGATTCTTGCTACAGGATTGGATCTCAAGGCCCATGTGCCCTACATCAGGTGGTGATCTTCGACTTCACCGCCAGGCCATCCATCGATGGCATCTCCTACAATGGAATGTGCGGTTGTTCCGGTGTCCTCACCAATCTGGATCAGCAGTGCACGGGAGATGGAGCGGATAAGGAACAAAATATATGCGAGTCCACGCCCGGAATGGTGGAGATCAATGGGCAGTGCCACAAGCTGTATAGCCGAGGACCCTGCGGCGCGGGTCAGTGGCTGGAGCCACTGAAATCGCAAGCCACGAATGGCACCTCGATTTTGGTCCACGCCAGTCGGGCCAAGTGCGTCTGCCGACCGGGTTACACGCCCTCGGAGTCGGATCAACGCGGCATGAGCAACTGCAGCGCTCCGAGTGTCAGCCTGGCGAG GTGGTTTTTAGAAATATTCGGTTAA
- the LOC117141788 gene encoding uncharacterized protein LOC117141788 isoform X3: MRRRKVLICWAALQAGSSILTCLLLLLTTGQNPQQVAAGIVPPPWSDPAQNPCASMSGGWQLLYWAPLKKCFKIFTLGYPCPATMELSPTAVSAKRKDAPAAECRCPPGTALSPLHENVCYKLYERGPCQPEEYFQPVPDQVRSQILSRTATGNRWGTCKRPLHCPEDMLFWPRDNKCYARHGKGPCSRGKLLVRNEEGLAECRCENDGELATFYYPAEESCYEHYTKGPCSTPGHIFLPGGRCDCQRHLPHYHAPHQMCYELDTPGPCPPGHIFRIPDEVEETTGSTLQLLPRAQCQCKEGYVPWSDGICYRLYTRGPCGPNEFLVNGTNCVRNFCGKNRLYFPAEDSCYRIGSQGPCALHQVVIFDFTARPSIDGISYNGMCGCSGVLTNLDQQCTGDGADKEQNICESTPGMVEINGQCHKLYSRGPCGAGQWLEPLKSQATNGTSILVHASRAKCVCRPGYTPSESDQRGMSNCSAPSVSLARWFLEIFG; the protein is encoded by the exons ATGAGGCGTCGCAAAGTGCTCATCTGCTGGGCTGCTCTGCAGGCGGGCAGCTCCATTCTCACCTGCCTGCTTCTCCTACTGACCACCGGCCAGAATCCGCAGCAGGTGGCGGCCGGAATAGTGCCGCCTCCGTGGAGTGATCCCGCACAGAATCCGTGCGCCAGCATGTCCGGTGGCTGGCAGCTGCTGTACTGGGCACCTCTGAAGAAGTGCTTCAAGATCTTCACCCTCGGCTATCCGTGTCCGGCAACCATGGAGCTCAGTCCCACCGCAGTGAGTGCCAAGCGAAAGGATGCACCTGCAGCCGAGTGCCGCTGCCCCCCGGGAACTGCACTCAGTCCGCTCCACGAGAATGTGTGCTACAAGCTATACGAACGGGGACCCTGCCAACCCGAGGAGTACTTCCAACCCGTGCCGGATCAGGTCAGGAG CCAAATCCTTTCCAGAACCGCCACCGGCAACCGTTGGGGTACGTGCAAGCGACCGCTGCATTGCCCGGAGGACATGCTCTTCTGGCCGAGGGACAACAAGTGCTATGCGAGGCATGGAAAGGGTCCATGCAGCCGGGGAAAACTTCTCGTTCGCAACGAGGAGGGACTGGCCGAGTGCCGCTGCGAGAATGATGGCGAGTTGGCCACGTTCTACTATCCGGCGGAGGAGTCTTGCTATGAACACTACACCAAAGGACCCTGCTCGACGCCGGGTCACATCTTCTTGCCCGGCGGGCGATGCGACTGCCAGCGGCACTTGCCGCACTATCATGCTCCGCATCAAATGTGCTATGAGCTGG ACACTCCTGGTCCCTGCCCACCTGGTCACATCTTCCGCATACCCGACGAGGTCGAGGAGACAACGGGCAGCACCCTGCAGCTTTTGCCACGTGCCCAGTGCCAGTGCAAGGAGGGCTATGTGCCCTGGAGCGATGGCATCTGCTATCGCCTGTACACAAGGGGTCCCTGTGGGCCCAATGAATTCCTGGTCAACGGAACCAACTGTGTGCGCAACTTCTGTGGCAAGAATCGCCTGTACTTCCCAGCGGAAGATTCTTGCTACAGGATTGGATCTCAAGGCCCATGTGCCCTACATCAGGTGGTGATCTTCGACTTCACCGCCAGGCCATCCATCGATGGCATCTCCTACAATGGAATGTGCGGTTGTTCCGGTGTCCTCACCAATCTGGATCAGCAGTGCACGGGAGATGGAGCGGATAAGGAACAAAATATATGCGAGTCCACGCCCGGAATGGTGGAGATCAATGGGCAGTGCCACAAGCTGTATAGCCGAGGACCCTGCGGCGCGGGTCAGTGGCTGGAGCCACTGAAATCGCAAGCCACGAATGGCACCTCGATTTTGGTCCACGCCAGTCGGGCCAAGTGCGTCTGCCGACCGGGTTACACGCCCTCGGAGTCGGATCAACGCGGCATGAGCAACTGCAGCGCTCCGAGTGTCAGCCTGGCGAG GTGGTTTTTAGAAATATTCGGTTAA
- the LOC117141788 gene encoding uncharacterized protein LOC117141788 isoform X1 produces MRRRKVLICWAALQAGSSILTCLLLLLTTGQNPQQVAAGIVPPPWSDPAQNPCASMSGGWQLLYWAPLKKCFKIFTLGYPCPATMELSPTAVSAKRKDAPAAECRCPPGTALSPLHENVCYKLYERGPCQPEEYFQPVPDQVRSQILSRTATGNRWGTCKRPLHCPEDMLFWPRDNKCYARHGKGPCSRGKLLVRNEEGLAECRCENDGELATFYYPAEESCYEHYTKGPCSTPGHIFLPGGRCDCQRHLPHYHAPHQMCYELDTPGPCPPGHIFRIPDEVEETTGSTLQLLPRAQCQCKEGYVPWSDGICYRLYTRGPCGPNEFLVNGTNCVRNFCGKNRLYFPAEDSCYRIGSQGPCALHQVVIFDFTARPSIDGISYNGMCGCSGVLTNLDQQCTGDGADKEQNICESTPGMVEINGQCHKLYSRGPCGAGQWLEPLKSQATNGTSILVHASRAKCVCRPGYTPSESDQRGMSNCSAPSVSLARYLTNERLNSKFLNDLHLGGTT; encoded by the exons ATGAGGCGTCGCAAAGTGCTCATCTGCTGGGCTGCTCTGCAGGCGGGCAGCTCCATTCTCACCTGCCTGCTTCTCCTACTGACCACCGGCCAGAATCCGCAGCAGGTGGCGGCCGGAATAGTGCCGCCTCCGTGGAGTGATCCCGCACAGAATCCGTGCGCCAGCATGTCCGGTGGCTGGCAGCTGCTGTACTGGGCACCTCTGAAGAAGTGCTTCAAGATCTTCACCCTCGGCTATCCGTGTCCGGCAACCATGGAGCTCAGTCCCACCGCAGTGAGTGCCAAGCGAAAGGATGCACCTGCAGCCGAGTGCCGCTGCCCCCCGGGAACTGCACTCAGTCCGCTCCACGAGAATGTGTGCTACAAGCTATACGAACGGGGACCCTGCCAACCCGAGGAGTACTTCCAACCCGTGCCGGATCAGGTCAGGAG CCAAATCCTTTCCAGAACCGCCACCGGCAACCGTTGGGGTACGTGCAAGCGACCGCTGCATTGCCCGGAGGACATGCTCTTCTGGCCGAGGGACAACAAGTGCTATGCGAGGCATGGAAAGGGTCCATGCAGCCGGGGAAAACTTCTCGTTCGCAACGAGGAGGGACTGGCCGAGTGCCGCTGCGAGAATGATGGCGAGTTGGCCACGTTCTACTATCCGGCGGAGGAGTCTTGCTATGAACACTACACCAAAGGACCCTGCTCGACGCCGGGTCACATCTTCTTGCCCGGCGGGCGATGCGACTGCCAGCGGCACTTGCCGCACTATCATGCTCCGCATCAAATGTGCTATGAGCTGG ACACTCCTGGTCCCTGCCCACCTGGTCACATCTTCCGCATACCCGACGAGGTCGAGGAGACAACGGGCAGCACCCTGCAGCTTTTGCCACGTGCCCAGTGCCAGTGCAAGGAGGGCTATGTGCCCTGGAGCGATGGCATCTGCTATCGCCTGTACACAAGGGGTCCCTGTGGGCCCAATGAATTCCTGGTCAACGGAACCAACTGTGTGCGCAACTTCTGTGGCAAGAATCGCCTGTACTTCCCAGCGGAAGATTCTTGCTACAGGATTGGATCTCAAGGCCCATGTGCCCTACATCAGGTGGTGATCTTCGACTTCACCGCCAGGCCATCCATCGATGGCATCTCCTACAATGGAATGTGCGGTTGTTCCGGTGTCCTCACCAATCTGGATCAGCAGTGCACGGGAGATGGAGCGGATAAGGAACAAAATATATGCGAGTCCACGCCCGGAATGGTGGAGATCAATGGGCAGTGCCACAAGCTGTATAGCCGAGGACCCTGCGGCGCGGGTCAGTGGCTGGAGCCACTGAAATCGCAAGCCACGAATGGCACCTCGATTTTGGTCCACGCCAGTCGGGCCAAGTGCGTCTGCCGACCGGGTTACACGCCCTCGGAGTCGGATCAACGCGGCATGAGCAACTGCAGCGCTCCGAGTGTCAGCCTGGCGAGGTATTTAACCAACGAGCGACTCAACTCGAAGTTTCTCAATGATCTGCACCTTGGTGGGACCACCTAA
- the LOC117141788 gene encoding uncharacterized protein LOC117141788 isoform X2: protein MRRRKVLICWAALQAGSSILTCLLLLLTTGQNPQQVAAGIVPPPWSDPAQNPCASMSGGWQLLYWAPLKKCFKIFTLGYPCPATMELSPTAVSAKRKDAPAAECRCPPGTALSPLHENVCYKLYERGPCQPEEYFQPVPDQVRRTATGNRWGTCKRPLHCPEDMLFWPRDNKCYARHGKGPCSRGKLLVRNEEGLAECRCENDGELATFYYPAEESCYEHYTKGPCSTPGHIFLPGGRCDCQRHLPHYHAPHQMCYELDTPGPCPPGHIFRIPDEVEETTGSTLQLLPRAQCQCKEGYVPWSDGICYRLYTRGPCGPNEFLVNGTNCVRNFCGKNRLYFPAEDSCYRIGSQGPCALHQVVIFDFTARPSIDGISYNGMCGCSGVLTNLDQQCTGDGADKEQNICESTPGMVEINGQCHKLYSRGPCGAGQWLEPLKSQATNGTSILVHASRAKCVCRPGYTPSESDQRGMSNCSAPSVSLARYLTNERLNSKFLNDLHLGGTT from the exons ATGAGGCGTCGCAAAGTGCTCATCTGCTGGGCTGCTCTGCAGGCGGGCAGCTCCATTCTCACCTGCCTGCTTCTCCTACTGACCACCGGCCAGAATCCGCAGCAGGTGGCGGCCGGAATAGTGCCGCCTCCGTGGAGTGATCCCGCACAGAATCCGTGCGCCAGCATGTCCGGTGGCTGGCAGCTGCTGTACTGGGCACCTCTGAAGAAGTGCTTCAAGATCTTCACCCTCGGCTATCCGTGTCCGGCAACCATGGAGCTCAGTCCCACCGCAGTGAGTGCCAAGCGAAAGGATGCACCTGCAGCCGAGTGCCGCTGCCCCCCGGGAACTGCACTCAGTCCGCTCCACGAGAATGTGTGCTACAAGCTATACGAACGGGGACCCTGCCAACCCGAGGAGTACTTCCAACCCGTGCCGGATCAGGTCAGGAG AACCGCCACCGGCAACCGTTGGGGTACGTGCAAGCGACCGCTGCATTGCCCGGAGGACATGCTCTTCTGGCCGAGGGACAACAAGTGCTATGCGAGGCATGGAAAGGGTCCATGCAGCCGGGGAAAACTTCTCGTTCGCAACGAGGAGGGACTGGCCGAGTGCCGCTGCGAGAATGATGGCGAGTTGGCCACGTTCTACTATCCGGCGGAGGAGTCTTGCTATGAACACTACACCAAAGGACCCTGCTCGACGCCGGGTCACATCTTCTTGCCCGGCGGGCGATGCGACTGCCAGCGGCACTTGCCGCACTATCATGCTCCGCATCAAATGTGCTATGAGCTGG ACACTCCTGGTCCCTGCCCACCTGGTCACATCTTCCGCATACCCGACGAGGTCGAGGAGACAACGGGCAGCACCCTGCAGCTTTTGCCACGTGCCCAGTGCCAGTGCAAGGAGGGCTATGTGCCCTGGAGCGATGGCATCTGCTATCGCCTGTACACAAGGGGTCCCTGTGGGCCCAATGAATTCCTGGTCAACGGAACCAACTGTGTGCGCAACTTCTGTGGCAAGAATCGCCTGTACTTCCCAGCGGAAGATTCTTGCTACAGGATTGGATCTCAAGGCCCATGTGCCCTACATCAGGTGGTGATCTTCGACTTCACCGCCAGGCCATCCATCGATGGCATCTCCTACAATGGAATGTGCGGTTGTTCCGGTGTCCTCACCAATCTGGATCAGCAGTGCACGGGAGATGGAGCGGATAAGGAACAAAATATATGCGAGTCCACGCCCGGAATGGTGGAGATCAATGGGCAGTGCCACAAGCTGTATAGCCGAGGACCCTGCGGCGCGGGTCAGTGGCTGGAGCCACTGAAATCGCAAGCCACGAATGGCACCTCGATTTTGGTCCACGCCAGTCGGGCCAAGTGCGTCTGCCGACCGGGTTACACGCCCTCGGAGTCGGATCAACGCGGCATGAGCAACTGCAGCGCTCCGAGTGTCAGCCTGGCGAGGTATTTAACCAACGAGCGACTCAACTCGAAGTTTCTCAATGATCTGCACCTTGGTGGGACCACCTAA
- the LOC117141790 gene encoding E3 ubiquitin-protein ligase RNF185: MSADTLEMDTTDESFYECNICLDTAHNAVVSMCGHLFCWPCLHQWISTQPNHTVCPVCKSGLDRSKVIPVYGRNDKRQEDPRNKTPPRPTGIWSDYENDVEFGLFSYLIFCFFFPYGTLSSYLNIDGPLNPAPDHDIRDGQNALLLSKLFLYVAIMLIIYMILI, encoded by the coding sequence ATGTCGGCTGATACTCTAGAAATGGACACCACAGATGAATCGTTCTACGAGTGTAACATATGTCTAGACACCGCCCACAATGCCGTGGTCAGCATGTGTGGTCATTTGTTTTGCTGGCCATGTCTGCACCAGTGGATATCGACGCAACCCAATCACACAGTGTGTCCCGTGTGCAAGTCGGGCCTGGATAGGAGCAAAGTAATACCGGTGTACGGACGAAATGATAAAAGGCAGGAGGATCCGCGGAATAAAACTCCGCCGCGTCCAACTGGCATTTGGTCGGATTACGAAAATGATGTGGAATTTGGACTGTTTTCGTACttgattttttgtttcttCTTTCCCTATGGTACCCTATCATCTTATCTGAATATTGACGGACCACTTAATCCTGCTCCTGATCACGACATAAGGGATGGGCAGAACGCACTACTTCTTTCTAAGTTGTTTCTCTACGTGGCCATTATGCTCATCATTTATATGATTTTAATTTAG
- the LOC117141786 gene encoding uncharacterized protein LOC117141786 produces MEKKTSECPSYLLERQERVSVEGHQRIYIKNTQVTKVRELFRRPLARVSGSTSIKPKAPSSFSSVKIQETLQKVEVLNVRIGHELNRLERFRNHFLEVKEAMNRSPSLEKAEVKNLTWSQSLKANQAKDSPLSVNRSPASGSQQKVKWAKCRTIGIAVTKKSPNADKKRARGGYCCNCDYCTQGIQSVCQNQYGTTPCCNCLGNCSGNCDMAYHQQFCAYGDLNGSPHQGTQFGISYIMYPRPTCGRLVTDLNTEVFCRHWRPKIERAVAPKERKDCGTQVKCQEKRNPSRSGKCINSKKLECNVKRVATSPVHNKCRKPEKAIKIERKKEHESTKDHGQKKCKPIDSRFPSSKGIPCKAQPSKVCSDELNDEIDSQSYQEYFNLYNQQNCKPPDPNPTYTRMAGKEDTRLPKLEDTNYSDRITDHYTENSYSFGDETEHDCLRCKERSAHYQLDDMGSGTSIPDGVPYRCCDEKVSYTNGYGYSEEMGYISPDAILRVKSHIERSFQRSGEATNANRTHAQQSKSLMSKGNNYKAVKWEHSEKRVQPDAKCGDRRIGAHPVQRSVTVQSRGPTSYTSIPLQHPSAMHETKDTQTECSWRERPTQTERHISMDKGCQVCREHQQFRDQLNPASAASSHSKKYPSNSMATMESEIAKAVMKSTYFDKEHCVPARSKHESSSNRKKRSDYGHVHEKGHSVVVDCREGSPRTQGEIQHITYKQPVPQEVQTLPYSPRTPPLSYGQHKSYKKEYITQTPPQGGASSRSHSPYRNSSVEDLSLSSHKSSRRVLANSRSSSPYRNNPAEDLSLSAQSQCSQCQKNSESTYIQNMPGNIDCFRTDDDSFQMEREHCTNVIPSRCVETSTECVYCEGEHPEQSCKQHSPRSCMSSPRQLSVWETVCEKRTRTVTFEDEKGGLTKEEDVEESCRSRIDWERALKYHTSDHGDETDYTGASSTCRSSSSAEQTCNESTCDDDFASCDESHPQTNHMRIPSFNGCPCMYQTYMNLATMCQNECGGFIQ; encoded by the exons ATGGAGAAGAAAACCAGTGAAT GTCCCAGTTATTTACTGGAACGACAGGAGCGAGTCTCGGTCGAGGGACACCAACGGATCTACATAAAGAACACGCAGGTGACGAAGGTAAGGGAACTTTTCCGACGTCCGTTGGCTAGAGTTTCCGGTTCCACCTCGATAAAGCCAAAAGCGCCGAGTTCATTTTCCTCTGTGAAAATCCAAGAAACTCTCCAGAAGGTGGAAGTCCTAAACGTGAGGATCGGCCATGAGTTAAATAGGCTGGAGCGCTTTCGCAATCATTTTCTCGAAGTCAAAGAAGCTATGAACCGATCTCCGTCTCTGGAGAAGGCGGAAGTAAAAAACCTGACTTGGAGCCAGAGTCTGAAGGCGAATCAAGCGAAAGACAGTCCTCTGTCCGTCAATAGGAGTCCTGCATCCGGTTCTCAGCAGAAAGTTAAGTGGGCCAAGTGCCGCACCATCGGAATCGCAGTCACGAAAAAGTCTCCAAACGCCGATAAAAAAAGAGCCAGGGGAGGTTACTGTTGTAATTGTGATTATTGTACTCAAGGCATCCAATCTGTGTGCCAAAACCAGTATGGAACTACTCCCTGCTGCAACTGCTTGGGCAACTGTTCCGGCAACTGCGATATGGCGTATCATCAACAATTCTGTGCTTACGGTGATCTCAATGGATCACCACATCAGGGTACACAATTTGGAATATCTTATATCATGTATCCGCGTCCAACTTGCGGAAGATTAGTGACCGATCTAAATACAGAGGTATTTTGCCGCCACTGGCGTCCGAAAATCGAACGTGCTGTAGCACCAAAGGAGCGAAAGGATTGTGGAACTCAAGTTAAATGCCAGGAGAAAAGAAATCCCTCTAGAAGTGGAAAGTGCATTAATAGTAAAAAACTGGAATGTAATGTTAAGAGGGTGGCTACTTCACCAGTTCACAATAAATGTAGAAAACCTGAGAAAGCGATAAAAATTGAGCGGAAGAAGGAGCACGAGTCTACCAAGGATCATGGACAAAAGAAATGCAAGCCGATAGACAGCCGTTTTCCGTCTTCGAAAGGAATCCCCTGTAAAGCTCAACCATCCAAGGTTTGCTCAGATGAACTTAATGATGAAATCGATTCGCAAAGTTACCAAGAATATTTCAATCTGTATAATCAACAAAATTGCAAGCCTCCGGATCCGAATCCCACATACACAAGAATGGCGGGTAAGGAAGATACGAGATTACCAAAACTTGAGGACACCAATTATTCAGATAGGATAACGGACCATTATACGGAGAACTCATATTCATTTGGAGACGAAACTGAACATGATTGCTTGCGCTGCAAAGAAAGAAGTGCTCACTACCAATTGGACGACATGGGATCTGGCACTTCCATTCCAGATGGTGTTCCATATCGGTGTTGTGATGAAAAAGTTTCTTATACCAATGGTTATGGTTATTCTGAGGAAATGGGGTACATCAGTCCAGATGCAATCCTACGAGTTAAGTCCCATATCGAAAGAAGCTTTCAAAGGAGCGGTGAAGCCACAAATGCAAATCGCACACATGCCCAGCAATCCAAATCCTTGATGTCGAAGGGCAATAATTATAAAGCAGTAAAGTGGGAGCACTCCGAGAAGCGTGTGCAGCCAGACGCGAAGTGTGGTGATAGGCGAATAGGAGCTCATCCAGTTCAGCGATCAGTTACAGTCCAAAGCAGAGGACCCACCAGCTATACCTCGATACCTCTTCAGCATCCCTCAGCCATGCACGAAACAAAGGACACCCAGACGGAGTGTTCGTGGCGGGAGAGGCCTACGCAAACAGAGCGGCATATCAGTATGGATAAAGGCTGTCAAGTGTGCCGGGAACACCAGCAGTTTCGGGATCAGCTCAATCCTGCATCAGCAGCTTCATCTCATTCCAAAAAGTATCCCTCTAATTCAATGGCTACCATGGAAAGTGAAATTGCTAAAGCTGTGATGAAAAGCACGTATTTCGATAAAGAACATTGTGTTCCTGCCAGATCCAAGCACGAATCTTCGAGCAATCgtaaaaaaagatcagattaCGGTCATGTCCATGAAAAGGGACACTCCGTGGTGGTGGATTGCAGGGAAGGTAGTCCAAGAACACAAGGAGAAATCCAGCACATTACCTATAAGCAGCCTGTTCCGCAAGAAGTTCAGACTCTTCCATATAGTCCACGGACACCACCGCTATCTTATGGCCAGCATAAAAGTTATAAAAAAGAGTACATTACCCAGACTCCTCCACAAGGTGGCGCAAGTTCCCGGAGCCACAGTCCATATAGAAATAGTTCTGTAGAAGATCTATCGTTGAGTTCTCATAAAAGTTCTAGGAGAGTTCTAGCAAATTCCCGGAGCAGCAGTCCGTATAGAAATAATCCAGCTGAAGATCTATCGTTAAGTGCTCAATCACAATGTTCTCAGTGTCAGAAAAACTCTGAATCCACGTATATTCAAAATATGCCCGGAAATATTGACTGTTTTCGAACTGATGACGATTCTTTCCAAATGGAAAGAGAACATTGCACCAATGTCATACCCTCGAGATGTGTGGAGACTTCAACTGAATGTGTTTATTGTGAAGGAGAGCATCCTGAACAGTCCTGTAAGCAGCATAGCCCAAGATCGTGTATGTCTTCCCCAAGACAACTTTCAGTTTGGGAGACAGTCTGTGAAAAGCGCACGCGAACAGTGACCTTCGAGGACGAGAAAGGGGGCCTGACGAAGGAGGAGGATGTGGAGGAAAGTTGTCGCAGTCGCATCGATTGGGAGCGCGCCCTCAAATACCACACATCAGATCACGGCGATGAGACGGATTATACAGGAGCTAGCTCCACTTGCA GATCCAGCAGCTCTGCGGAGCAAACGTGCAATGAGTCCACCTGCGATGATGACTTCGCCAGCTGCGATGAGTCGCATCCGCAGACCAATCACATGCGAATACCTTCGTTTAATGGCTGTCCCTGCATGTACCAGACCTACATGAATCTGGCCACCATGTGCCAGAACGAATGTGGTGGCTTCATTCAATGA